The DNA window AGTTCCAGAAATTGTTCAGTTCCATGAAAACGAGTATTGAATAACCTTTATGCTGCTAATGGTCAATTCTCCATCCAATAAAAACTTCCTGGCATCATCATTTCCTGTGTATGCAATAACCTGGATTTCAAATTATTGTTATCAGATAAATGTatcattatttaatatattaatgaATAAATGAAAAAATGTTACGTGACGGAAACAACAAAGACAACGGGGAAGATTTTAGAGGGGTAATCAGCGAAATAACATCAGCCAaacaattttctaaaaaaaatggCCTTATTTGTATTTGAAAACACTCAAATACACTTGTAGaaggttattttaaaaaaattaagtttgACCAAAGTTATTCCCCCAAATATCTCGATTTTAGACAGGGGCATTACCCTTGGAAAGGCTCCACTGACTCCAAAGTATTCAGAGACTTCTTTCCCAACATCTTCATTATCCAATTCCACATAAACACATAGAAGCTGCAATAGATTCAATAAAACAATTCACAGTGGAAACATTTATCATGTATCACAAGTTGGCATGAGCGAAAATGAATGGAGAGGAAATGGCACAGAACCAAATAGCAGGAACCTATATGGAAAGAAACTGAGATCTTCAatatgtttaattaaaatatcatgCTCATTTGGCTAACCATGTTACAATGTTAATAGTGcaaaatttcaataatcagataCAAAACATGCTTCAGTTTTCACctacaaatttttatttttattttttaaaaaaataatacaggCATACCCAACCTCCAAAGTTTCGAAGGTACTGAGATAATAAGAAAAAGAATGCGACTTTTAAAGTTAGACTAAGATACTGTAGATTCTGATCTAAAGAAGAAATGTGCAAATAATCTGTTAATTGAAGCATGCTGATAAAGACTGTAGTCACCTTTCCCTTGACAGTTTTTGCTGCCTCTAGAAATGCTGGATAAAATTTCTCCGAATCACTGGAAGTGGCAAAAAGTATCAActgtgataaaaaaaaaagaagaaaaaagaacAAAATTAAATCAgcctacaaataaataaatgaaaatagAATTCTTCTTATCTACTGTTAAAGTGGGATCGGCCTATGATACCTGTTTCTTGATCGGATTCTCAAACACTTGTCTTGCACTCTCCCGTGTCAAATTGGTGACAAGAGGAAGCTTATTCTCAAATACAAAGTCTGCAATTGCTGACTTAGTGAACTGGCCATCTGCCCGACCACGGAATAATGAACATAATTACAATATGAGGTTAAGTTCTCAAAGAAAGAGACTAGGAGAACTCACCAAAAATGCCAAGTTTTTCAGCTTCTTTTTTAATTACAGCCAAAGCTGGACGTTTGATGAGAGGATCAATGTGGAAAAGTTTTGCCACATCTGAAGATGTTGTCTGGTAAAAGCTAACATCATCTTCGAGCTTTGAGGCAGCACCAAGTTCCTCACTATCCGAAGCCTACAAATTCATAGGTTAATCAGTGCTGCTTCacttcaaaataaatttttccaaAGCACATTGATTATCGTCATGACATGTCAGACTACACTGAACGAATCATGAACGAACTTCATACCGAGGGAATTAACTAAAATTTAGAATTTTACTAATTTTAAAGTCAATTATCCTCTTTAAACTCAGGAAAGACAACCAAGAAGATTAGAAATAGTGGATAACCATACCACCAAACTTTCCAAATAGCCCAAAACTAATATGTCTTGAGATGCCAGAATGCTTTGTGCTTCTTCAATCGTTGTAATATTTTGCAATATCGGTCCTATCTTTTTCTTCAACCAAGAAACAATAGAATCTCTGTAACAAAAATTATTACATTAGAAAATGTCTTGCAACGTAAGCTATCGAATATTTGCAATATCACAGttggaaaagaaattaaaatcatcAAATTTCCGACCGTTGATAATAAAATCAAATTCTATCGATGAACAACACACGCAGTTTAAAAATTACTCATTTAATACGCAAAAAGTCAAAATTTTACTTGGTGCGGTGCCCAGTATAGGGTTTTTGAATCCCATCCACGAAGAAGTAAAGAGTAGGAAACCCCTGCACATCGAACTTCTGCGCcagctccatctcctccgtggcATCGATCTTTGCCAGCACCACCTCCTCATCCTTAAGCTCCGCCGCAGCCTCTGCGTACTCCGGGGCCAGTGCCTGACAATGCCCACACCAAGGCGCGTAAAACTCCACCATCACAAACCTGTTCTTCTGAAGGAACTCGCTGAAGTTCGATTCCTTCAGAACCAGCACGTGGGTCTCGTCCACCTCAGGCGCACTGTAGCTGCCGTCATCGTCCGTGTACGTCGATAAATCATCGTCTTCCTCTAAATCGTCATAATTTTCGTAATCTCTCGGATGGCCGTAGGGATGAGCTGAATCAGATGATTCGGCATAATTTTTCTCGTCTTGCTCAAGAAAAGTGAGATCTTCATCTTGCTCAGGTTTTGACGACTGTATAGTTATACTGAAACAAACTAAGTACAGAAAAACTGAAAGAATCATCACATATTTCATTGCCAATTACCAAAAAAAACACCAAAAATTTCGAGAATTCGTTAGTTTATGGGTGTAGTACTTGAATCGACGGGTGAAGGAATGGACGACAAAAGGTGACCGAAA is part of the Primulina tabacum isolate GXHZ01 chromosome 18, ASM2559414v2, whole genome shotgun sequence genome and encodes:
- the LOC142533368 gene encoding protein disulfide isomerase-like 1-4, giving the protein MKYVMILSVFLYLVCFSITIQSSKPEQDEDLTFLEQDEKNYAESSDSAHPYGHPRDYENYDDLEEDDDLSTYTDDDGSYSAPEVDETHVLVLKESNFSEFLQKNRFVMVEFYAPWCGHCQALAPEYAEAAAELKDEEVVLAKIDATEEMELAQKFDVQGFPTLYFFVDGIQKPYTGHRTKDSIVSWLKKKIGPILQNITTIEEAQSILASQDILVLGYLESLVASDSEELGAASKLEDDVSFYQTTSSDVAKLFHIDPLIKRPALAVIKKEAEKLGIFDGQFTKSAIADFVFENKLPLVTNLTRESARQVFENPIKKQLILFATSSDSEKFYPAFLEAAKTVKGKLLCVYVELDNEDVGKEVSEYFGVSGAFPRVIAYTGNDDARKFLLDGELTISSIKSFGENFLQDNLRPFYKSDPIPEKNDGDVKIVVGNNFDEIVLDESKDVLLEIYAPWCGHCQSLEPIYNKLGRHLRGIDSLVIAKMDGTTNEHPRAKPDGFPTLLFFPAGNKSFDPITCDTDRTVVAYYKFLKKHASIPLKLQKPASQQRTAASSDSTASHEASSNDAKDEL